In Tsuneonella amylolytica, one genomic interval encodes:
- a CDS encoding superoxide dismutase produces the protein MAFEVTPLPYDDTALDPAISAETLSYHHGKHHKAYIDKTNAAIEGTDLADADLETVIAKARGSNQGLFNNSAQSWNHGFYWHSLCGEPGNPSDELKSMIDEAFGSVDDLKKQLKERGAGHFASGWVWLVEKGGKLEIGETHDGDTFADLDGNPLLVIDLWEHAYYLDHQNARPAYLDAVVDGKLNWSFASDNLARGKTWKYPS, from the coding sequence ATGGCCTTCGAAGTCACGCCCCTGCCTTACGACGATACCGCGCTCGACCCGGCGATTTCCGCCGAAACGCTGAGCTACCACCACGGCAAGCATCACAAGGCGTATATCGACAAGACGAACGCCGCGATCGAAGGCACCGACCTGGCCGATGCCGATCTCGAAACGGTCATCGCCAAGGCGCGCGGCAGCAACCAGGGCCTGTTCAACAACTCCGCGCAGAGCTGGAACCACGGGTTCTACTGGCATTCGCTGTGTGGCGAGCCCGGCAACCCGTCCGACGAACTGAAGAGCATGATCGACGAGGCCTTCGGCTCGGTCGACGACCTCAAGAAGCAGCTGAAGGAACGCGGCGCCGGCCACTTCGCCAGCGGCTGGGTCTGGCTGGTCGAAAAGGGCGGCAAGCTCGAAATCGGCGAGACCCACGACGGCGATACGTTCGCCGATCTGGACGGCAATCCGCTGCTGGTGATCGACCTGTGGGAGCACGCCTACTACCTCGACCACCAGAACGCGCGCCCTGCATACCTTGATGCGGTCGTCGACGGGAAGCTCAACTGGAGCTTCGCATCCGACAACCTTGCCCGCGGCAAGACGTGGAAATACCCCAGCTGA